Genomic DNA from Triticum dicoccoides isolate Atlit2015 ecotype Zavitan chromosome 4B, WEW_v2.0, whole genome shotgun sequence:
tcaataatttcattctctctagccctagcaagttgttcatcaagaagttcacctaatggcacagtagtatcacgcacagaagtagtttcatcataagtatcatgcaaagcagaagtggcatcatcaataatatgcgacatatcagaattcatagcagtagtaggtttaggtgtcgcaagcttattaataacagaaggagaatctagtgcagagctagatggcagttccttccgtcccctcatagttgagggatagatcttggttttggagtctttcaagttcttcatagtgatcaacagatataaatcccaagtgactcagagaatggagctatgctccccggcaacggtgccagaaattagtcttgatgacccacaagtgtaggggatcgcaagaactttcgagggtagagtattcaacccaaatttattgattcgacacaaggggagccaaagaatattcttgagtattagcagttgagttgtcaattcaaccacacctggataacttagtatctgcagcaaggtatttagtagcaaagtaatatgatagtaatggtaatggtggtaaaaggtaaagatagtagtagcaatatttttggtgttttgtagtgattgtaacagtagcaatggaaaagtaaataagcgaagcacaatatatgaaaagctcgtaggcaatggatcaatgatggataattctgctggatgcgatttctcatgtaatagctataacatagggtgacacagaactagctccagttcatcaatgtaatgtaggcatgtacttcaaatatagtaatacgtgcttatggaaaagaacttgcatgacatcttttgtcctaccctcccgtggtagtggggtcctagtggaaactaaggtatattaaggcctcctttttatagagagccggactaaagcattaacacatggtgaatacatgaactcctcaaactacggtcatcaccgagaagtatcccgattattgtcacttcggggttgtcggatcataacacataataggtgactatagacttgcacgagaggatcaagaacacacacatattgatgaaaacataataggtttagatctgaaatcatggcactcgggccctagtgagaagcattaagcatagcaaagtcatagcaacatcaatctcagaacatagtggatactagggatcaaaccctaacaaaactaacttgattacatgataaatctcatccaacccatcactgtccagcaagcctacgatggaattactcacgcacggttgtaagcatcatgaaattggtgatggaggatggttgatgatgacgacggcgacgaatccccctctccggagccccgaacggactccagatcagccctcccgagagagattagggccttggcggcggctccgtatcgtaaaacatgatgaaacttcctctctgatttttttctctgcgagacggaatatatggagttggagttgaggtcggcggagcctcagggggcccacgagataggggcgcgcaccctataggggggggggggcgccccccaccctcgtggacagggtctggggcccctggtcttcatcttttgcgaggattttttatattttctgaaacttgtctatgaggatttccaggtcattccgagaacttttgttttctacagatgaaacaacatcatggtaattctgcttaaaacagcgtcagtccggttagtttcattcaaatcatgcaagttagagtccaaaacaagggcaaaagtgtttggaaaagtagatgcgttggagatgtatcagctccTGGGGGCGTGCGGCCTCCGTGAGCCGCTCCCTCtctgcggcttcggcctccgcctgcgccagcctcctagccGCAGATGCTACGGCCTTGTCCGCCTTCGCCTTTGCCAAGCGGTCGACCTCTTCgtcccgcgcctcccgcgcgttccgctctctCGCCTCCCAGAGGTCAGCGGCCGGGTCGATCCACCGGCTGGTGGAGGAAGTTGTCGCCGACCTGATGACCGAGGCGGCGCCCGACTTCTCGACGGTGAGCGAGGCCCTGAGATGTGTAGACACGACAAAAAAGTCCTTTAGGCCGGATCGGCGAAGAAGTGGAGGCATGAGAAAGGCACTTACGCTGATACCATAAccggcaccttcggctgcctctggtACTTGGCCGCCTTGGCTGTGGCCTCTTACCGCTTGGTCGCCGTGGCCGGATTCTTGGGATTCTTCGGCGCGCTGCCAAATAGGGCAGAGCCTTgcttccgcttgcgcttgccgccaCGGGCGGGCGGCCCAGCAGAGGGGCCGGCGCTGGTGTTGGCCGTGCTCCGGGCGGGGCGCGACTCATcttcgtcgttgtcatcatcaggccaggtctccacgccgccgccttcctcgaagccgcctgctccgccgccgccgcctgttgcgttgtccgccagggcggccgcccccaagtcggggtgatCCACGTCACTCACTGCCCTGTCCGGCAGGTAGTCACCACCCGGCCCCACGATGGCGGCCGCCGCCGCGGACATATAAATCTGCGTTCCAGAGGGAGTCGCATCATGATAAGAGCAAGACCAAAAGACAAATCTAAAGGAAGTAATCGAGGGACTTACGGCAGGCGGCTAATCGTCGCGAGAGTATGATCGCTTCCCATACCTCCAGTctccctccgacaccttgaggtcggagatctcgttcaccatcctcGCGACCTCGGCAGCCGGCATCTCTTTGATGCACAAACGGCACGGGTCGCGATGCCCGCCCAtccggaagatcggatgagggcggctctggagcgggaggacccggcgctcgacgaaggcgacaAGGAGGTcagaggccacgaggccctccgaatCCTGGAGTATTCGGAGCCGGACGATGGCGGCCACCGGcaccggcttcggcttgtacccccagttgggccgaagcccggtaggggggccggcctcgtaggccggcaggttgaggaagtcggcagccgGATCTACGTTCTCGACGTAGAAATAGGACTGCCGCCACATCTTCATAGACTGGGCCAGCTTGATGACGAGGAAGGCGTTCCTCTTTGCCGGCCGGCGCACGGTGACGTAGCCGCCGCACTCGGCCGCCgtgtccttggcggaggtgcctagCTTCCCGTAGAAGAACGCTCCCCACAGCTCAATcgtggggaggatgccgatgtagccctcgcacgccgtgaccAAGGCGGAGAGCAAAGTCACGGAATTGGGCGTCAGGTGGTGAGGTTGGAGATGGTTGAAGTCAAGGAACGAGCGGTGGAAGTCGctcaccggaaggccgaagccacggaggaagtgcgaGTGGAATACGACCCGCTCGTTTCCcctcggcgccggcgagatctccatctccggcggcacccgcgccttgaaaaatgccgcgttgggcatccggcgcgtgtccCGGATGAAGGTGATGTGGTCCTCGATGACTGTCGAGCCGTCCCAGTCGCCGCCCTTCTCACGCGCCATGGTTACGAGTGGAGCTGCGGGAGGGGCGAGagcgcagcggcggcggcagcggtagCACCACGGCAAGCAAGAAGCAGCGACAACAGCAGTAGCGGGGagtgcgagaggaggaagaaagtgtggagggggcgcgcgtgccccgccgcacccctccctccccctacttatagcccttgggctatgaagccgaggggaTGGGGcgtgggtcgtgggattaactgcgcccatgacCCCACGACCCCACGTTCGCCACACGAATTTACTCCGTCGTGAATGCTCGCGGGAATCGCAACCGCCCGCCTCGGCACAGCGGATCCACCCGTGTGCCGaggcccggtagtggcgggcccgaccCACTGTCACGTCCCATCAGGCGCGTGGGGTGGAAGGCTGGCCGGGCTGGCGAGCGCCGCGTGGCGTTCCCACGACGAGCGGCGGCctggggaagcttagcaggcacgccacctgttcTCCCGCCTTGAAGTTCAAAAATTGGCCAACGAGGTCCGCCTTGTCAAAGCCGGCCTTGGAGGCCGGCGCACCGCAAGACGGATCAAAACACTCTCCTGGAGCTCGGTGAGGGAGGAAGCCGCTGAGACTTCGCGGCCCCACGACCACAacgcctcaccggcttcggggactactatcggagtaacgggccacgggtagcctcacccgagtcccttgGAACATCAAAACTTTGGGCCGGCTTCGTCCCGCAACGGCCCCAGCTAGAAGCTCCGCCCTCCGGGGGCCGGCTGGCTCAGAGGCCGGCCACCGGAGGACGGCCAAACACCAGAGAACGACACTAGGAGCGGCCGGCTCCAGTATACCAGCTCCCAGAGAGGGCGGCCACCCAACGCCCTCAGAGTCTGGGCCCCCCATCAAGAGTACAAGAtagagcgtggctacagtgaagcccgtcGCCCCATAATCCCGGGATTAGCATGGCtatagtgccccgtacaggcggagatctccgcacagcGTGGCATTATGCCATGTCCCCCCCTAACGTCGCTCcgggcaggcggagccctgttccccacgacgacctgtcggtacggcctgccggCGTCGGGCCCTATCGGACAGTGACGCCATGGAAGACGGCGGAAGCCCAACCAGTCGGACTCGGGGAGGGCCGGCcttcagcaggcggccgtcccttgccccgaggcaagcatgccattaagctgattagaccaggtgtggctacagtgatctcccaccaggcggcgggactgtagccacgatgagatgaccaagccctcgtcactggcggcacggctacagtaagcagccgTCAACTAGTCGTCGGGGtctaccaggcggcgggccccaatggtcggcggagaagccggaggccggagacactgATAGTTGGGCCCAGCACCCGAccagattaccgttgtacccctggggggtaggcctatataaaccccccagggcacccatgcaaagggttcccactctgataaaactagccagttacctagggcagggaagagctagccttgccttctcctacctctagacacagctcaaggagcaccttgtatcactagtgccttagtgatcatgcggagaccccgcagagcaggagtaggggtattatctccacggagagcccccaatctgggtaaagttcgccggcgtacgtgtctatgctttatcccgcttccaggcaccggcgacgttttactcgctcccaccatgataagccatccgttggcatatgtcgcatccaacccccgaAAGCCTACTTCTTTACGCCGTCTACTATCCAGGCGGGTCATTGCGCTGTAGTTGGTCCTTTATTCATTCTACTAGAGGTTAACGTGCGCTTGGCCGCGCCGTTTTTTGCTCGTGAAATCAACTTTTTAAATCTATAAATTATTGTGATcaattgttttgttttgattttattTGTGTTGGcttttatgtttttattttttattggagGTGATTTTTGTTCGTATATCGTGTTGGGTTGCTGTTGGAATATTTTTTTCAAGAGAAGAGTGTAACTATTTGATGTGTGGTTGCGAAGTCCTTGCACATTTTGGCCTTGTTGTAAGTTCGTGGCGATTGTTTGAGCCTCTTGGGAGTTTTTATTTCACGCTAAACCCATGGAATTTCTAATGTGACGCTCACATAGGTCAGCACACGAAGCTCTTTGCTTGCTCAGCTTAGCTCCATGCTCTTCTTGCTTGTTTTTTTCTTGCTCACCCCATTGCTAGCTCAGAAAAATTCTCCTATCTTTTTTTATTTGAAAAGGTTAGTTAAATTAAATGGTGTTTAAGAACTTTAAAATAGCCATGAATTTTAGAAACATTCATGAATTTAAAATATgttcacaaaataaaaaataatttgAACTTTAAAAACTTCTCACGACATTTAGATGACCGTGAACATTTAAAATGCCCACAAATTTAATCAATATTAATGAATTTGAAGAATTTTCAAATATGTTTTTATTTGTTAAAGTACACAAATTTTAATAAGTGCACATGAATTAaaacattaaaaataaaaaaataaaaaaagaagaacaaATAAAACTAAACAACACACACTTACGCGTGGGGCCTTGTTTTGTTTTAATTTTAGTTGTGTTGGcttttatgtttttattttttattggagGTGTTTTTTGTTCGTATATCGTGTTGGGTTGCTGTTGGAATATTTTTTTTCAAGAGAAGAGAGGAGCTATTTGATGTGTGGCTGCGAAGTCCTTGCACATTTTGGCCTTGTTGTCAGTCCGTGGTGATTGCTTAAGTCTCTTGGGAGTTCTTATTTCATGCTAAACCCATGAAATTCCTAATGTGACGCTCACATGGGTCAACACACGAAGCTCTGCTTGCTCAGCTCAGCTCCCTGCTCCTCTCGCTTGTGTTTTTTTGCTCACCCCATTGCTAGCTCAGAAAAACTCGCCTATATTTTTTTATTTGAAAAGGTTAGTTAAATTAAATGGTGTTTAAGAACTTCAAAATAGCCATGAATTTTAGAAACAATCATGAATTTAAAatatgttcaaaaaataaaaaataaattgaaATTTAAAAACTGTTCACAACATTTAAATGACCATGAACTTTAAAAATAATCACAAATTTAATCAATATTAACGAATTTGAAGAATTTTTAAATATGTTTTATCTTTTAAAGTACACAAATTTTAATATGTGCTCACGAAttaaaatattaaaaataaaaaaataaaaaagaataacaAATAAAACTAAACACCACACACTTACGCGTGGGGCCCTAGCCCCACAACCCTGGAAGCAAGAGAGCGCTTCAATTCGAGGCAAATTTAATCAATATTAATGAATTTCAAGAATTTTAAAATATGTTTTTATTTTTTAAAAGTACACAAATTTTGATAAGTGGTCATGAATTAAAacatgaaaagaaagagaagaagaaataAAACTAAACAACACACACTTATGCGTGGGGCCTTAGTGACCCCCACAACCCTCGAAGCACCAGAGCACTTCAATTTGAGGGAGCTCAGTATCTCTATAGATATCTCTCAGAGACTTTCCCCGCAAGAAAAAATAATCTATTAGAGATTTCGCACGTTCTCTTCTTGTATTAACAGATACTAAAGTTGTGCTAAAtcccagtcgactgagacttagatATGTCTCAATCGATGCTATATTTGTAAGATCTTGCATTGAGATTCGGGCAATTTTTTTTCTTGGTTTTTTCTTTCTGTCTTACATGTTATATCACTTGACTCAGTCTTGATTAAATCTCAGTCAACTAAGAGCTAGACACACCCATTAAGCTGACATGCTGGCCTCATGAATGGTTTGAAAAAGAAAATATGATATGTGAAGAATATATTCATCAGATGAGAATTAGCAAATCTGTATATTCAAAGCATCTTTGCATACACTGGACGAAGTTACACCGACGCATGCGTAGAAATCAGTTTCTTGGAACCGAAAATAAAGCAACACGGAGGGAATAACGAAACGAAAAGAGGGCTATGATCCTTCGCGGTCTTCATTTGGCGGTGCCGGCGTCGGCTTTGTCTCCTCCCATCCCGAGCGTGTTCATGACGGCGTCCTTGGCGCCCGTAGCGGCACCCATCACCTGCCCGCCGGCCTGCATGGAAGCAGCAAGACATAAGTCTTGAGAAACTTAGCATGAACTGCTCAAATGGCCAAAGAATATCGTCCtttttttttcttgaaactaaAGAATAGTCCTCGACATGGTTAAACTTTGTGTTGTATGACTAGTTTGCAAGCGACTGACTCACCTGCTGGAACATGTTGCCGGTGGGCTCCTTGGGGGCGACGGGTTCCCCGGTGAACTTCGCCGCGGTCTCCTCGACGCACTTCGCGGCCTCGGCGGACTTCTGCTTGGCGGCGTCGCCGGTGTCGGCGGCcatcttcttggcggcctcggtctTCTCGCCGAAGAAGCCGAACGTCTGGTCCTTGCTCTCGATGGCGCGGTCCGTGATGGCCTGCCCCGTCTCGGAGGCCTTCCCCATGGCGTCGCCGCCCATCTTCATGGCCGCCTCGGCGGTGTCAGAGGCCGCCTTGGTGACGGCCTCGCTTTTCTCGCCGATGAAGCTGATGGTCTGGTCTTTGGCCTCGATGGCGCGGTCCTGGACGGACGGCCCCGTCTTGGCGGCCTCGTCGGCCTTGGCGTCCGTCTTCCCCCCGAACCAACCCGACATTTTTGAAGGTGATAAAGCGTAGTACGTACGTGgtggtttgttgtgttgtttcttcttttcacttgcttcttgtgGAGAGAGATACCCGTGCTCTCTTCCTTTATATAGACGCCCTTGGCACCATTGCCGAAGGCCATGGTGAAGATGGTATGGATCGCTCTCATGGCATCAGATTTTTTTTCTCCTTGCAaggacatatccttgtcgaccactTGTCCAGCATTGATGCCTAGCGGCATGTCGGCACGACCCCACTGCCTTGAATCTGTCCATCAATACTGTGTGGTTTTGCCAAGAGTGAACAGCCAAAAGAGGGGCTTAACTATTTACTGGATCGACGCTGATGTGCCGGCGATGAATCACGTGTCTGCTGCGACCTCAGTGGAGGGGCATCGGAAATATCTGCCGGTGCTGCTTGTGTGGCGCCCGTCAGTTAATTTACTGCTAGCTAGAACCACTTGTGGGGTGTCCGTCAATTAATTTACAGCTAGCTACAACCGCTTGTGTGGCGTCAGTAAGTTTACACTCAATATCTATCATGGATGTTCAGCGACGTTCACCATCTGGACGATCAACACACCGAATAGTTTTCCTAATAAGATACACACGAATGCAGCCTTGCGATGAACCACAAAAGGTCCAtgctgctgatttgttgagcaggaTTCTTCTCTGAATCTTTCCTGGCTGAAGCAACCTTTcatttctttatttatttatgtacCAACTTCGTTGTTGTTTTCGATTGATCACTaggctctttatttatttatgtacTTGCAAAGTCGCAATTACTAGTCGAGTTCGACAAGGTGTCGTCAATCACCATTCATTCATTATCTTTGTCAACCATGTTCCCTGATCAGATTGGAGAAGTATCCATCAataacgaggcacctatggtgatttTGTCGATCTTTAAACTCAGAGGACTTTAATGTACAGTGCAAGCTCTACGTGTGTTCCTGTGTGTTGGGGCACTTACGTGTGGACGTCAACATTACACATGGTGTTT
This window encodes:
- the LOC119291931 gene encoding ABA-inducible protein PHV A1-like; the protein is MSGWFGGKTDAKADEAAKTGPSVQDRAIEAKDQTISFIGEKSEAVTKAASDTAEAAMKMGGDAMGKASETGQAITDRAIESKDQTFGFFGEKTEAAKKMAADTGDAAKQKSAEAAKCVEETAAKFTGEPVAPKEPTGNMFQQAGGQVMGAATGAKDAVMNTLGMGGDKADAGTAK